A window of the Macrobrachium rosenbergii isolate ZJJX-2024 chromosome 13, ASM4041242v1, whole genome shotgun sequence genome harbors these coding sequences:
- the LOC136845351 gene encoding fibrinogen C domain-containing protein 1-like isoform X2 encodes MRLVLLLLSCLLWVASSSVAQETDPPETEAEVKPRERERGRGKGKGRNRDMRPLIRPRQEVVNALESDPGKYGGTDFLSIHTASHSELAASAAAASGLPGIPDGGSGAAESEISRRQMDTIILLLQRLSDRLASLETIQNQRGERLDTVHYRLTRLELQAEERKSLLNELSTSIRHRMDTTDSERDRVGESLDELKTNIKTLEQQGTQLRTVVDSISTKEGREDTGTTPKLQAAMASLYGLHSMTQNLKQEVAEISQNMSALANITSQINQLQEGLVTKQYLKQSLNEMRSQRQSLSFSAPQPRARQGQSNKEPEDCWKILQKGKKKSGVYRIQPIYSTVPFFVYCDMETDGGGWTVIQRREDGAVDFLREWSDYKYGFGNLAGEFWLGNEQIHLLTNQHVSQLRIDIADFDQLEAHADYSAFAMGSELEGYSLKMLGQYTGDAGDSLRYHVGRRFSTIDVDNDAWPEANCARDHAGAWWYRACDTSNLNGRYLHGPVPPDHEYTGLYWYDFRGPLYSLWRSRMMIRRGGHVGEPIFKDLKQLQKSMTTPSPNMTEPRPTRRDEIPDPRGHPDEGFYNPEHDPYASYDYPYDPYG; translated from the exons GAAGTTGTGAATGCCCTCGAGTCTGACCCTGGCAAATATGGAGGCACTGATTTCCTTTCAATTCACACTGCTAGTCACAGTGAG CTTGCAGCCAGCGCTGCCGCAGCCTCTGGGCTTCCAGGGATACCTGATGGAGGGTCTGGAGCGGCGGAATCTGAGATATCGAGGCGCCAGATGGACACCATCATCCTTCTGCTCCAGCGTCTCAGCGATCGACTGGCTTCTCTTGAGACGATACAGAATCAGCGGGGAGAGAGACTGGATACAGTTCACTACAG ACTCACGCGGCTGGAACTTCAAGCCGAAGAGCGCAAGAGCCTACTGAACGAACTGAGCACTTCGATACGTCACAGGATGGACACCACAGACAGTGAGAGAGACCGCGTTGGCGAGTCTCTGGACGAGCTCAAGACTAACATCAAGACTCTGGAACAGCAGGGCACTCAACTGAGAACTGTCGTGGACAGTATTTCTACCAAAGAAG GTAGGGAGGACACAGGCACCACGCCCAAACTGCAGGCGGCAATGGCCTCTCTCTACGGACTGCATTCGATGACACAGAACCTGAAGCAGGAAGTAGCCGAGATTTCGCAAAATATGTCTGCACTTGCTAACATTACGAG CCAAATAAATCAGCTCCAGGAAGGATTGGTGACCAAGCAATATCTGAAACAAAGTCTGAATGAAATGAGGTCCCAACGTCAGTCACTCTCGTTCTCAGCCCCACAGCCTAGGGCTAGGCAAGGCCAGTCGAACAAAG AGCCTGAGGACTGCTGGAAGATTCTacagaaagggaagaagaagtcGGGAGTCTACAGAATTCAGCCCATATACTCAACAGTTCCCTTCTTCGTTTACTGTGACATGGAAACAGATGGGGGTGGATGGACT GTTATCCAACGACGAGAAGACGGAGCTGTGGACTTCCTTCGCGAGTGGTCTGATTATAAATATGGTTTTGGTAACCTGGCAGGCGAATTTTGGCTGGGCAATGAACAGATTCACCTCCTTACAAACCAACAT GTCTCACAGCTGCGGATAGATATAGCTGATTTTGATCAACTGGAAGCACATGCAGACTACTCTGCTTTTGCGATGGGCTCTGAACTAGAAGGATATTCTCTCAAGATGCTGGGGCAATATACAGGAGATGCAG GGGACTCTCTCAGATACCACGTGGGCAGGAGATTCAGCACCATAGACGTTGACAATGACGCATGGCCGGAGGCAAATTGTGCAAGAGACCATGCTGGTGCTTGGTGGTACCGGGCATGTGACACAAG CAACCTGAATGGACGCTACCTCCACGGACCGGTTCCTCCAGATCACGAATACACAGGACTGTACTGGTACGACTTCAGAGGGCCTCTGTACTCCCTCTGGCGTTCTAGAATGATGATAAGACGAGGTGGCCACGTAGGGGAGCCGATCTTCAAGGACCTCAAGCAACTACAGAAGAGTATGACCACACCAAG cCCAAACATGACGGAGCCGAGGCCTACAAGAAGAGACGAGATCCCTGACCCAAGGGGACATCCTGACGAAGGCTTCTACAACCCAGAACATGACCCCTACGCTTCTTACGACTACCCTTATGACCCCTATGGGTAA